Proteins encoded within one genomic window of Glycine soja cultivar W05 chromosome 1, ASM419377v2, whole genome shotgun sequence:
- the LOC114416995 gene encoding zinc finger protein ZAT9-like has protein sequence MEKHKCKLCLRSFANGRALGGHMRSHMLNLPVPPKQSEFVPIQLSFEADSSPSQSSSSFYGLRENPKKSFRFADPEFAFAAADTGSVILQDRESETESSRNPTRTRSKRAWQLGGDGGGGGGGSGESEKKIMKVCKISKTNESASSVSDTTREEDVAFCLMMLSRDKWKEENINNLLYDHDQDDDEDEEDDEEDENNEDDDGYESEEKSLKKSNNKVRGRYKCETCEKVFRSYQALGGHRASHKKIKLNNNNNNNNNNEGELEVQHVVVEKKIHECPVCFRVFASGQALGGHKRTHVIGSSTAATTVSVRSSVATVSVRTASTTRVGDSLIDLNLPAPVDDDEEEEEDVSQFDDSAVSDAEFVKL, from the coding sequence atggaGAAGCACAAGTGCAAGCTTTGCTTGCGGAGTTTCGCGAACGGAAGAGCGTTGGGAGGTCACATGCGGTCTCACATGCTGAACCTACCTGTTCCTCCGAAACAGAGCGAGTTCGTGCCGATTCAACTCAGCTTCGAGGCCGACTCATCTCCTTCGCAGTCTTCATCTTCCTTCTACGGTCTCAGAGAGAATCCGAAGAAGAGCTTTCGTTTCGCAGATCCTGAATTTGCGTTTGCAGCAGCAGACACGGGCTCGGTGATCCTGCAGGACAGGGAGAGCGAGACCGAGTCGTCGAGGAATCCGACTAGGACACGATCCAAGAGAGCGTGGCAACTCGGTGGCGACGGTGGTGGCGGTGGCGGCGGTTCAGGTGAATCAGAAAAAAAGATTATGAAAGTTTGTAAAATTAGTAAAACTAACGAATCTGCAAGTTCGGTTTCGGACACGACGAGGGAGGAAGACGTCGCATTCTGTCTCATGATGCTGTCTCGCGACAAGTGGAAGGAggaaaatattaacaatttattatatGATCATGATCAGGATGATGATGAAGACGAGGAGGACGATGAAGAAGACGAAAACAATGAGGACGATGACGGTTACGAATCGGAAGAGAAGTCTCTTAAGAAGAGCAACAACAAGGTGCGAGGGAGGTACAAATGCGAGACGTGTGAAAAGGTGTTTCGATCTTACCAGGCTCTCGGAGGACACCGCGCCAGTCACAAGAAGATCaagctcaacaacaacaacaacaacaacaacaacaacgaagGTGAACTCGAAGTTCAGCACGTTGTTGTGGAGAAGAAAATCCACGAATGTCCTGTTTGTTTCCGAGTATTCGCTTCCGGTCAGGCTCTGGGTGGACACAAGAGAACACATGTGATTGGTTCTTCAACTGCTGCAACAACCGTTTCTGTTAGAAGTTCTGTTGCAACGGTTTCGGTTAGAACAGCTTCTACTACTAGAGTTGGAGATAGTTTGATAGATCTCAATCTTCCTGCTCCAGtggatgatgatgaagaggaggaggaggatgtTAGTCAGTTCGACGACTCAGCTGTTTCGGATGCAGAGTTTGTTAAACTGTGA